One window of Saprospiraceae bacterium genomic DNA carries:
- a CDS encoding EamA family transporter yields MFKQYENRRAIAALIAVCIIWGTTYLINKLGVSSMPPLFFTSIRQLTAAILLLMYLFLIKKLAWPDRSFIKLQLVLALLLISGGNGLGIYGLQYIDSGISAILATFSPILIAFLLSILQKDHHISKWTWLGLGLGCFGILIICLQKIGMHPGKASIVGIGFTMLSIITWAFGSVYSKIKKHHYNPFLSAGFQMLFGGIPVLIISLFTEKPWNFQIETYHILIWAYAIVLGSLVAYSCFIYSLNHLPVTLVSIHTYINPIIAILLGALLLGEIINFWILIGAIVTLTGVYLVTKHS; encoded by the coding sequence ATGTTTAAACAATATGAAAATAGACGTGCAATTGCAGCATTAATCGCAGTTTGTATTATTTGGGGAACCACCTATCTCATCAATAAACTTGGCGTGAGCAGCATGCCACCGCTTTTTTTTACTTCCATAAGACAATTGACTGCTGCCATTCTGTTATTAATGTATTTGTTTCTTATTAAGAAGTTAGCTTGGCCCGATCGATCATTTATTAAACTTCAATTGGTTTTAGCATTATTATTAATCAGTGGTGGAAATGGTTTGGGTATATATGGCTTGCAATATATTGATAGCGGCATTTCTGCAATTCTTGCTACATTTTCACCTATACTCATAGCTTTTTTATTATCCATCCTTCAAAAAGATCATCATATTTCAAAATGGACCTGGCTGGGATTGGGTTTAGGCTGCTTCGGAATCCTGATTATTTGTTTACAAAAAATCGGAATGCATCCAGGGAAAGCTTCTATCGTTGGAATAGGATTTACCATGCTATCAATTATTACCTGGGCATTTGGATCTGTTTATAGTAAAATAAAGAAGCACCATTACAATCCCTTTTTGTCTGCTGGATTTCAAATGTTATTTGGTGGAATCCCTGTTTTAATTATTTCTTTATTTACCGAAAAACCTTGGAATTTCCAAATTGAAACGTATCATATTTTGATTTGGGCTTATGCCATTGTTTTAGGTTCATTGGTTGCCTATTCTTGCTTTATTTACAGCCTAAATCATTTACCGGTAACGCTGGTCAGCATCCATACGTATATTAATCCTATAATCGCTATTTTATTAGGCGCTTTGTTGCTTGGTGAAATAATTAACTTTTGGATTCTGATTGGTGCAATTGTTACTCTTACCGGGGTATACCTTGTAACGAAGCACAGTTAA
- a CDS encoding 2Fe-2S iron-sulfur cluster binding domain-containing protein has product MEWLTVYIRDKNQIDHAIQIPNEASYSLMELLKASELPILGTCGGMALCASCHIYVHSENILPGMKDAEELLLDSLVNSQTNSRLSCQIPVGDYLDQLIIEIADQ; this is encoded by the coding sequence ATGGAATGGCTTACCGTATATATTCGAGATAAAAATCAGATAGATCATGCAATTCAGATCCCAAACGAGGCTTCCTATAGCCTTATGGAATTGCTAAAAGCATCTGAACTACCAATCCTTGGTACCTGTGGAGGCATGGCTTTATGTGCTTCATGTCATATATACGTGCACTCTGAAAATATCTTGCCTGGAATGAAAGATGCTGAAGAATTATTGCTTGACAGTTTAGTAAACAGCCAAACAAATAGTCGTTTATCCTGCCAAATTCCGGTTGGAGATTATTTGGATCAACTGATAATAGAAATAGCAGATCAATAA
- a CDS encoding NAD(P)/FAD-dependent oxidoreductase encodes MDINTDIIIVGAGPCGLFAVFEAGLLKMRCHLIDYLPIAGGQLSEIYPKKPIYDIPGYPEILASDLVTNLLKQIEPFKPGFTLGERAETLLNHGHEGFEIVTHLGTRIKSKVIVIAGGLGCFEPRKPELEHLTKFEDHGVDYIIKDPEKYRGKHIVIAGGGDSALDWCIYLADIAASIHLIHRRSEFRAAPESVEKLKRLSDSNKIKLIVNAELNSLKGNQNLEGIVVMTEQGPLEIETEYLIPLFGLSPKLGPIADWGLQISKSAIDVNTLDYSTNIPGIYAIGDINNYPGKLKLILCGFHEATLTMQSAYKILNEGKKPSFKYTTVTGINNL; translated from the coding sequence ATGGATATTAATACCGATATAATTATAGTTGGGGCTGGTCCTTGTGGGTTGTTTGCGGTTTTTGAAGCCGGTTTATTAAAAATGAGATGCCATCTCATTGACTATTTGCCTATTGCCGGCGGACAACTCTCAGAAATCTACCCAAAAAAGCCCATCTATGATATACCCGGTTATCCGGAAATCCTTGCGAGTGATTTAGTCACTAATTTATTAAAACAGATTGAACCCTTTAAACCTGGATTTACACTTGGTGAACGCGCCGAAACATTATTAAATCATGGACACGAAGGCTTTGAAATTGTAACGCATCTCGGAACACGAATTAAATCAAAAGTTATTGTTATTGCTGGTGGACTTGGTTGTTTTGAACCCAGAAAACCAGAATTAGAGCATTTAACTAAATTTGAAGATCATGGTGTTGATTATATTATTAAAGATCCAGAAAAATATCGAGGAAAACACATCGTGATTGCAGGTGGAGGGGATTCTGCTTTGGATTGGTGTATTTATTTAGCCGACATCGCAGCATCTATTCATTTAATCCATAGAAGATCAGAATTCCGCGCTGCACCAGAATCTGTTGAAAAATTAAAAAGACTCAGTGATTCAAATAAAATCAAGCTAATAGTAAATGCTGAACTCAATAGCCTGAAAGGAAATCAGAATTTGGAAGGAATCGTGGTAATGACTGAACAAGGCCCATTGGAAATTGAAACAGAATATTTAATTCCACTTTTTGGGCTGAGCCCGAAACTAGGACCCATTGCAGATTGGGGTCTTCAAATTTCAAAAAGTGCAATCGATGTAAACACATTGGATTATAGCACCAACATTCCTGGAATTTATGCAATCGGGGATATCAATAATTATCCTGGAAAATTAAAATTAATCCTTTGTGGCTTTCATGAGGCAACATTAACGATGCAATCTGCATACAAGATTCTTAATGAAGGAAAGAAACCCAGTTTTAAATACACAACAGTAACAGGAATAAACAATTTATGA
- a CDS encoding DUF1800 domain-containing protein: protein MDRRTTFKKFLGVEAASTVGNRQQEDALPLGGGLTPYSGTWNYAIAAHLLRRAMFGPTHQQILDAVRDGMDKTLDKLFTPVQLPMDPVIYSDNPIDPNVIKGQPWVKTPLNPSVQGNVAFKENSLFAWMMEQIYKEEVSITEKMTLFWHNHFVVSEIFDPRMSFDYIQLLRSNCLKNFKELTKQITVDKAMLYYLNGNQNTNLAPNENYARELMELFTLGKGDLAGPGDYTTFTEQDVMEVAKALTGWYVPVDRRNTTYQPLAVFDSNLHDKSTKTLSHRFNNTKIVNAGANEYKQVIDVIFQKREAATFISRKLYRYFIYYKVSSAIESDIVDGLADTLVANNFDIAPVVRELLSSSHFYTDESLGALIRPPYEFVFNTLKAMKFNSSQVSSIEDTYNLYLHLYRSTNGLQQVYFDVPSVAGWTPYYQEPSFHEIWVNSVTLPLRTALTTGLATKTIKVRNIAQKLFGLELTNYVSDFSAPGDATRLINDIVAHLLPKPIFQNQLDYLKSKLLGNMTEAQWKTNWDAFVASPNDAQKKAAVENRLKLLISNLLTMPEYYLS, encoded by the coding sequence ATGGATCGAAGGACCACTTTCAAAAAATTTCTGGGGGTAGAAGCTGCTTCAACAGTGGGCAATCGCCAACAGGAAGATGCTTTACCTCTTGGTGGCGGGTTGACTCCCTATTCCGGGACTTGGAATTATGCGATAGCAGCCCATTTACTCAGGAGAGCCATGTTTGGGCCAACACACCAACAAATTTTAGACGCTGTACGTGATGGCATGGATAAGACTCTGGATAAATTGTTTACTCCGGTGCAATTACCAATGGACCCAGTCATATATAGCGATAACCCTATAGATCCAAATGTTATAAAAGGACAGCCTTGGGTTAAGACTCCATTAAATCCCAGCGTTCAGGGAAATGTGGCTTTTAAGGAAAATTCACTATTTGCCTGGATGATGGAGCAGATTTACAAAGAAGAAGTTTCTATTACTGAGAAAATGACATTATTCTGGCACAATCATTTTGTAGTTTCTGAGATTTTTGACCCTCGTATGAGTTTTGACTACATTCAATTATTAAGGTCAAATTGTCTGAAAAACTTTAAAGAACTCACCAAACAAATCACTGTAGATAAGGCCATGTTGTATTATCTAAATGGAAATCAAAATACGAATTTGGCTCCTAATGAAAACTATGCAAGAGAATTAATGGAGTTATTTACTTTAGGGAAAGGCGATCTAGCTGGCCCAGGTGATTATACTACATTTACAGAACAGGATGTGATGGAAGTTGCAAAAGCATTGACTGGTTGGTATGTTCCTGTGGACCGCAGAAATACTACCTATCAACCGTTAGCTGTTTTTGATTCCAATCTCCACGATAAATCTACGAAAACATTATCTCATCGTTTTAACAACACGAAAATTGTTAACGCAGGGGCAAATGAATACAAGCAAGTAATTGACGTGATTTTTCAAAAACGAGAAGCGGCCACCTTTATTAGTCGCAAACTATACCGCTATTTTATTTATTACAAAGTAAGCAGTGCCATTGAATCGGATATCGTGGATGGTTTGGCAGATACTTTGGTTGCAAATAATTTTGATATTGCTCCGGTAGTTAGAGAATTGCTTTCCAGTTCACACTTTTATACAGATGAATCTTTAGGAGCTTTGATAAGACCTCCGTATGAGTTTGTTTTCAACACCCTTAAGGCTATGAAATTTAATTCATCACAGGTTAGCTCAATTGAAGATACTTATAATCTATATCTGCATTTGTACCGAAGCACGAATGGACTTCAACAAGTTTATTTCGATGTTCCAAGTGTTGCAGGTTGGACACCTTATTATCAGGAGCCAAGTTTTCATGAAATTTGGGTAAATTCCGTAACCTTACCTTTGCGTACAGCATTAACCACAGGACTTGCAACCAAAACAATTAAAGTTAGGAATATAGCACAAAAATTATTTGGTTTGGAATTGACAAATTATGTAAGTGATTTTTCAGCTCCTGGAGATGCAACGCGTTTAATAAATGACATTGTTGCTCATTTACTGCCTAAGCCAATTTTCCAAAATCAGTTGGATTATTTAAAGTCCAAACTACTGGGTAATATGACAGAAGCTCAATGGAAAACAAATTGGGACGCTTTTGTTGCTTCACCAAATGATGCTCAAAAGAAAGCTGCGGTAGAGAATAGACTTAAATTGCTAATCTCCAATTTATTAACGATGCCTGAATATTATTTAAGCTAA
- a CDS encoding DUF1501 domain-containing protein, producing the protein MKRRKFLQVSSLASVPMLINGIPVSAVARNSFLDFVSPENDKVLVLIQLTGGNDGLNMVLPLDQYSNLDKVRNKIMIKESLAIKLRTDLGLHPSMTGLKSLYDASKLKLIQSVGYPNQNRSHFRSTDIWTSGSSAERVETTGWLGRYYMENHLSYPTGYPNTDNPDPLAITVGSLVSQTCQGSVANFSLAINDPATLAPLNEPAFPATIPTTNYGNELKYLIDTLKQTNDYTDVIKDAYNAAGGTIATTGNRLLDQLNIVAQLIKGGMKTKVYVVSIGTFDTHANQCDPDDHEVGTHADLLKQLSDAIAGFQAAIDQSGNSKRVLGMTFSEFGRRIKANDSTGTDHGSAAPMFLFGSCVNPGILGNNPTINANVTNDEGVAMQYDFRSIYASILIDWFQVAPSVVSQLLFQEFQKLPVIEGCSPTSVQDYDRDFSLNFEAYPNPAQESSKISFECKDEFIRITVFNSIGSEIQVLHSGRMSSGKHELDLNLKDLSSGNYYVRIASESAQKTKALIKL; encoded by the coding sequence ATGAAAAGAAGAAAATTTTTGCAAGTTAGTTCCCTGGCATCGGTGCCGATGTTAATCAATGGGATACCTGTAAGTGCGGTGGCCAGAAATTCATTTTTGGATTTTGTTAGTCCTGAAAATGATAAAGTGTTGGTGCTGATTCAATTGACCGGTGGTAATGACGGTTTAAACATGGTGCTGCCTTTGGACCAATATTCGAATCTCGATAAGGTTCGTAATAAAATAATGATTAAAGAAAGTTTGGCGATTAAACTTCGCACAGATCTTGGATTGCATCCATCGATGACAGGTTTAAAGTCTTTATATGATGCCAGTAAACTAAAATTGATTCAATCAGTAGGGTATCCTAATCAAAACCGTTCGCACTTCAGATCAACGGATATATGGACATCTGGTTCAAGTGCAGAACGCGTCGAAACGACAGGTTGGTTAGGCAGATATTATATGGAAAATCACCTCAGCTACCCAACCGGTTATCCAAATACAGACAATCCTGATCCTTTGGCAATAACTGTAGGATCGCTCGTGAGTCAAACGTGTCAAGGTTCGGTTGCCAATTTTAGCTTGGCGATTAATGATCCTGCTACACTAGCTCCTCTAAACGAGCCAGCTTTTCCTGCCACAATCCCAACAACCAATTATGGGAATGAACTGAAATATTTAATTGACACATTAAAGCAAACCAACGATTATACGGATGTAATTAAAGATGCATATAACGCGGCTGGTGGAACCATTGCTACAACTGGCAACAGATTGCTAGATCAATTGAATATTGTGGCTCAATTAATTAAAGGGGGCATGAAAACAAAAGTGTATGTAGTAAGTATAGGCACCTTTGATACCCATGCAAATCAATGTGATCCGGATGATCATGAAGTAGGAACCCATGCTGATTTATTGAAGCAATTATCTGATGCGATTGCAGGATTTCAAGCCGCAATTGACCAATCTGGGAATAGTAAACGCGTATTAGGAATGACTTTTTCTGAATTTGGAAGAAGAATTAAAGCCAATGATTCAACAGGGACTGATCATGGTTCAGCTGCACCTATGTTTTTATTCGGCAGTTGTGTAAATCCGGGGATACTCGGTAATAATCCAACGATCAATGCGAATGTTACCAATGATGAAGGAGTTGCTATGCAATATGATTTCAGGTCGATTTATGCTTCTATATTGATTGATTGGTTTCAGGTAGCGCCATCGGTTGTGAGTCAGTTACTATTCCAGGAATTCCAAAAGTTACCTGTAATTGAAGGCTGCTCCCCAACTTCCGTTCAGGATTATGATCGTGATTTTTCTTTAAATTTTGAAGCGTATCCAAATCCTGCACAAGAATCTTCTAAAATTAGTTTTGAATGTAAAGATGAGTTTATCAGAATAACTGTATTTAATTCTATTGGTTCTGAAATCCAAGTCTTGCATTCTGGCAGAATGAGTAGTGGAAAACATGAGCTAGATCTTAATCTAAAAGATTTGTCAAGCGGAAATTATTATGTACGTATAGCTTCTGAAAGTGCTCAAAAAACAAAAGCATTAATTAAGCTGTAA
- a CDS encoding DUF2905 domain-containing protein — protein MEIGKQIIILGSVILIIGISYTYFRQYISWFGNLPGDIKWVGSNYRIYFPIISLLLISVLLNAIYYIVRYLKQ, from the coding sequence ATGGAAATTGGAAAACAAATAATCATATTGGGATCAGTTATATTGATTATTGGTATTTCTTATACTTATTTTAGACAATACATTTCTTGGTTTGGAAATTTACCTGGTGATATTAAATGGGTGGGATCTAACTATAGAATTTATTTTCCGATAATAAGTTTACTTCTGATAAGCGTGCTGTTGAATGCGATCTATTATATAGTACGCTATTTAAAGCAATAA
- a CDS encoding DUF3276 family protein — protein MENEKHIENIFSKKLRAGKRRTYFFDIRKTKSDDFFISITESTRKFTGEGYERHKIFVYKEDFNRFVENLQEVINEIKTNYLPDFDYDAFAKRDEEWEQQNPEGSKNQNDDNIAW, from the coding sequence GTGGAAAATGAAAAGCATATCGAGAATATTTTTTCAAAAAAACTAAGGGCCGGTAAGCGCAGGACCTATTTTTTTGATATCCGAAAAACAAAATCCGATGATTTTTTTATATCCATAACGGAAAGCACCCGGAAATTTACTGGCGAGGGCTATGAGCGCCATAAGATTTTTGTCTATAAAGAAGACTTTAATCGTTTTGTTGAAAATCTTCAGGAGGTGATTAACGAGATCAAAACCAATTACTTACCAGATTTTGATTACGATGCATTTGCCAAAAGAGATGAAGAATGGGAGCAACAAAACCCCGAAGGTTCGAAAAATCAAAACGACGATAATATTGCCTGGTAG
- a CDS encoding ABC transporter ATP-binding protein, which produces MKHLFTLNRYFNKYKKKLLLGILFVILSNIFRVLQPQAIREALDRILDFIQSDKGQMQKEQLYSELMKFGFYIFGFALLMGLFMYMMRQTIIVMSRLIEYDLRKDIFQHYLKLDTAFYQRNKTGDLMSRITEDVNKVRMYLGPAMLYGINLISLVLIVIITMFKVNFMLSLYTLLPLPFLSFIIYWVSNKINKKSEKIQQQLARLTTVSQESFSGIRIIKSYGMEANWKRDLGENAKQYKDLYLGLSRIDALFFPSMLLLIGLSTLITIFVGGLNVYNGTVTPGNIAEFVIYVNMLTWPVSALGWCVSIIQQAEASQKRINDFLQTETEIESNGPKKLLSPSFEIEFDNINFQYPGSKIKALTNFSVTIPEGSRVAIVGKTASGKTTLAELLLRLYDPSSGTIKLGGQNLKNIQVELLRKQIAYVPQDVFLFSESIEDNIAFGIESPEPLLVKQAATYASVSTEIEEFPEGYTSILGERGVNVSGGQKQRISLARAFIKDSPIIVLDDCLSAVDSQTEQRIMESFDTYLFGKTLILITQRLKQTAHMDKILVLDNGKLVQSGNFETLVKEKGLFSQLYEIEIKAENNIQEK; this is translated from the coding sequence TTGAAACATCTATTTACATTAAATCGCTATTTTAATAAATACAAGAAAAAGCTTTTATTAGGGATTCTTTTTGTAATTCTTTCAAACATTTTCAGAGTCTTGCAACCTCAAGCCATTCGGGAAGCGCTTGACCGGATATTAGATTTTATTCAAAGCGACAAGGGCCAAATGCAAAAAGAGCAACTTTATTCTGAATTGATGAAATTTGGATTTTACATATTTGGCTTTGCTTTGTTAATGGGACTCTTTATGTACATGATGCGGCAAACTATTATTGTAATGTCTCGATTAATTGAATACGATTTAAGAAAAGACATCTTTCAACATTATTTAAAATTGGATACTGCCTTTTATCAACGAAACAAAACCGGTGACCTGATGTCCAGGATAACAGAAGATGTGAATAAAGTCCGTATGTACCTGGGGCCAGCCATGCTTTATGGAATCAACCTGATTAGTTTGGTACTGATTGTCATCATTACAATGTTCAAGGTTAATTTCATGCTTTCATTATATACTTTATTGCCTCTTCCATTTCTTTCATTTATAATTTATTGGGTTAGCAACAAGATCAATAAAAAAAGTGAAAAAATACAGCAGCAATTAGCTCGGTTAACTACTGTAAGCCAGGAATCTTTTAGTGGTATCCGGATAATTAAATCCTATGGCATGGAAGCCAATTGGAAACGGGATTTAGGTGAAAATGCAAAACAATACAAAGATTTATACCTTGGCTTATCCCGAATCGATGCCCTTTTTTTTCCATCGATGCTTTTATTAATTGGATTAAGTACATTAATCACCATATTTGTAGGTGGCCTAAATGTTTATAACGGTACAGTTACTCCGGGAAACATCGCAGAGTTTGTAATCTACGTCAATATGCTAACCTGGCCTGTTTCAGCACTTGGTTGGTGTGTTTCTATCATTCAACAAGCAGAAGCATCCCAAAAACGAATCAACGATTTTTTACAAACGGAAACAGAAATTGAATCAAATGGACCTAAAAAACTGCTAAGTCCTTCATTTGAAATTGAATTTGACAACATTAATTTTCAATATCCAGGGTCAAAAATTAAGGCTTTAACAAATTTCTCAGTCACAATTCCGGAAGGGTCTCGTGTTGCGATCGTTGGGAAAACGGCGTCTGGAAAAACAACCCTTGCAGAATTACTCCTGCGCTTGTATGATCCCAGCTCAGGTACTATTAAACTAGGCGGCCAAAATTTAAAAAACATCCAAGTTGAATTGTTACGAAAGCAAATTGCCTATGTCCCACAGGATGTGTTTTTGTTTTCTGAAAGCATTGAAGACAATATAGCTTTTGGAATAGAATCTCCAGAACCTCTACTAGTTAAGCAAGCTGCCACGTATGCCTCAGTGTCAACAGAAATTGAAGAATTTCCAGAAGGCTATACCAGTATATTAGGAGAGCGGGGAGTCAATGTTTCAGGAGGGCAAAAACAGCGCATTAGTCTGGCAAGGGCTTTTATCAAAGATTCACCCATCATTGTATTAGATGACTGCTTGTCTGCCGTAGACTCCCAAACAGAACAACGCATTATGGAAAGCTTTGACACCTATCTTTTCGGGAAGACATTGATTTTGATTACACAAAGATTAAAGCAAACCGCCCATATGGATAAAATCCTGGTTTTGGACAATGGGAAATTGGTTCAAAGTGGAAATTTTGAAACATTAGTTAAAGAAAAAGGCCTTTTTTCACAACTTTATGAGATTGAAATAAAAGCTGAAAACAATATTCAAGAAAAATAA
- the fbp gene encoding class 1 fructose-bisphosphatase produces MGRRITLDEFIVENQFQQDQASGEFSGLLRHIGIAAKIVNRIVNKAGLMDILGVDGNVNSSGDTVQKLDIYANDLMIEYLKNSGLCAGVASEELDSFVPFSGMANKNNKYVVVIDPLDGSSNIDVNISVGTIFGIYQRISHENEELQLSDFLQKGVNQVAAGYVLYGTSTMLVYTTGHGVNGFTYDRGIGEFCLSHPIMKIPAAGNNYSINQGYYKQFSTGIQRYLDDCADKSMIQRYIGSMVADVHRTICLGGVFLYPNTIKNPEGKLRMLYECSPLSFVIEQAGGTSINENGTRIMEIDIVDLHQRSSIIIGSNQNVESVRKYL; encoded by the coding sequence ATGGGACGCAGAATAACATTGGACGAGTTTATAGTTGAAAATCAATTTCAACAAGATCAGGCATCTGGCGAGTTTTCAGGTTTACTAAGGCATATAGGAATTGCTGCTAAAATTGTAAATCGAATTGTAAATAAAGCCGGATTAATGGATATTCTCGGTGTAGATGGCAACGTGAATAGTTCCGGAGATACCGTTCAGAAATTGGATATTTATGCGAATGATTTGATGATAGAATACTTGAAAAATTCCGGACTTTGCGCGGGTGTCGCTTCTGAAGAATTGGATTCTTTTGTTCCATTTAGTGGCATGGCTAACAAAAACAATAAGTATGTGGTTGTAATCGATCCTTTGGATGGTTCTTCTAATATTGATGTTAATATTAGCGTCGGAACAATTTTTGGAATATACCAAAGAATCAGTCATGAAAATGAAGAATTACAATTAAGTGATTTTTTGCAAAAAGGGGTAAATCAAGTTGCTGCAGGTTATGTTCTGTATGGAACATCAACCATGTTGGTTTATACTACCGGACATGGTGTAAATGGTTTCACTTATGATCGAGGTATCGGCGAATTTTGTTTAAGTCATCCCATTATGAAAATTCCTGCTGCTGGAAATAACTATTCCATTAATCAGGGGTATTATAAACAATTTAGTACAGGAATTCAACGCTATTTGGACGATTGCGCTGACAAAAGTATGATCCAGCGTTACATTGGTTCTATGGTAGCAGATGTTCATAGAACGATTTGCTTAGGCGGTGTTTTTCTTTATCCGAATACAATAAAAAATCCTGAAGGAAAACTTCGAATGCTGTATGAATGCAGCCCCTTGAGTTTTGTAATAGAACAAGCAGGTGGTACAAGTATTAATGAAAATGGAACACGAATAATGGAAATAGATATCGTGGATTTGCATCAAAGGTCCTCCATTATCATAGGTTCAAATCAAAATGTGGAATCTGTTAGAAAATATTTGTAA
- a CDS encoding helix-hairpin-helix domain-containing protein: protein MTKSSFDKLTLSKNERLGLYFLLLLFVGFIILPYKFSQPETLSSNLYSPINNSTILSDSNFEIANEIHDTLATPKIIKSEDKTTVKLNAFDPNELDEKTAIQLGISPLVYKRIQNYLNTGARFKKPEQFGKIYGLSMEKYNMLLPYIKIQNEKQIQTKSKSILPVSLNRIEINECTASELLPLPGIGEGLSARIIKYRDLLGGFHKTDQLKEVYGITDSLYLIIKDYILLNKQILKLNLSKMNFTEMQKHPYIGHKMAKLISAYVKLHPQASNQEILSNLPSTSNEINKNLLAYLDPN, encoded by the coding sequence ATGACAAAATCAAGCTTTGATAAGCTTACTTTAAGTAAAAATGAGCGACTTGGCTTATATTTCTTACTATTACTATTTGTAGGTTTTATTATTTTACCCTATAAATTTTCACAACCTGAAACTTTAAGTTCTAATTTATATAGCCCTATAAACAATTCAACAATTCTATCAGATTCGAATTTTGAAATAGCAAATGAAATACATGACACCTTAGCGACACCTAAAATCATTAAATCCGAAGACAAAACCACAGTAAAACTTAATGCATTTGATCCAAACGAGCTTGATGAAAAAACCGCAATTCAATTAGGGATATCGCCATTGGTTTATAAAAGAATCCAAAACTATTTAAACACAGGTGCTCGTTTTAAAAAACCTGAGCAATTTGGCAAAATATATGGACTTTCAATGGAAAAATACAACATGCTGCTCCCGTATATTAAAATACAAAACGAAAAACAAATCCAGACAAAATCTAAATCCATCCTACCGGTATCACTAAATAGAATTGAAATAAATGAATGCACCGCTTCTGAGCTTTTACCCCTTCCTGGAATCGGAGAAGGACTTTCAGCTCGAATTATTAAATACCGGGATTTGCTGGGAGGCTTCCACAAAACGGATCAGCTAAAAGAAGTTTATGGGATAACAGATTCATTATACTTGATTATCAAAGATTACATTCTTTTAAACAAGCAAATTTTAAAACTTAATCTATCAAAAATGAATTTTACAGAAATGCAAAAACATCCATACATAGGGCACAAAATGGCAAAATTAATTTCAGCTTATGTGAAATTACATCCACAAGCATCCAATCAGGAAATACTCAGCAATTTACCTTCAACAAGCAATGAAATAAATAAAAATCTTCTTGCCTATTTAGATCCTAACTAA